A section of the Methanoregula formicica SMSP genome encodes:
- a CDS encoding PEGA domain-containing protein, which translates to MKKTYLVLWIALLTLLTCIPGAAGLGGDEGWITVCCNVDGASVYFDGKYMGETSGGSYTAVVYTTGAPYSMATVEKSGYTTATASLTMPGKGQTTTVYTTLNPVVTPVPVRYGSIFVSSQPSGAEIYFNGDYRGLSPLTIADVWPGRYTIRAEKTGYQDYSTTAYVSSGTQTTVHCPLTPHVATGSLYVISSPTGSNIYLDAAYKGTTPLTISNIASGTHILEVDHAGYYDWKSTVNVPAGGTRTIDATLNPMPSSTTGWVYVSSSPGGASVTLDGTIMGETPSSGSLKLNNIATGTHAVVLNRPGYRQYSATVSVLPNTVTEVSALLQPTVAPTGSGGLTVTSTPAGANVFLDNVFVGISPLTLPDVTAGTHTVSMKLDGYQEYSVSTQVNSGAVSTVSAALTKVTPTPKSSPAPIVAGIAIIGAVLLLLRKKD; encoded by the coding sequence ATGAAGAAGACATACCTGGTGTTATGGATTGCTCTCCTCACCCTGCTGACCTGCATTCCCGGCGCAGCTGGTCTCGGTGGCGATGAAGGGTGGATAACGGTCTGTTGCAATGTGGATGGCGCTTCCGTGTACTTTGACGGTAAGTACATGGGAGAGACCAGCGGCGGATCGTACACGGCTGTTGTTTATACAACCGGTGCACCCTACTCAATGGCAACCGTGGAAAAAAGCGGGTACACCACTGCAACGGCATCGCTCACTATGCCCGGGAAGGGCCAGACAACAACGGTCTACACAACCTTAAACCCGGTCGTGACCCCGGTCCCGGTGCGGTACGGATCCATCTTCGTGAGTTCCCAGCCCTCCGGTGCGGAGATCTATTTCAATGGCGACTATCGCGGTCTCTCGCCCCTGACCATAGCCGACGTCTGGCCCGGGCGTTATACAATCCGGGCAGAGAAGACCGGCTACCAGGACTATTCAACAACAGCATATGTCTCGTCCGGAACGCAGACAACCGTGCACTGCCCGCTGACTCCCCACGTGGCAACCGGCTCGCTGTACGTGATATCCTCACCCACCGGATCCAACATTTACCTTGACGCTGCATACAAGGGGACCACGCCCCTGACGATCAGCAACATCGCTTCCGGGACCCATATCCTGGAGGTCGACCATGCCGGATATTATGACTGGAAATCAACGGTCAACGTCCCTGCCGGTGGCACACGCACTATCGATGCAACGCTGAACCCGATGCCGTCATCCACAACCGGCTGGGTCTATGTCTCTTCGAGTCCCGGCGGGGCATCGGTAACGCTTGACGGGACCATCATGGGCGAGACCCCGTCCTCGGGCTCGCTGAAACTGAACAACATTGCCACCGGGACCCATGCGGTTGTCTTAAACCGCCCCGGCTACCGGCAGTACTCTGCAACGGTCTCGGTGTTGCCAAATACCGTGACGGAAGTGAGTGCGCTCCTCCAGCCGACCGTGGCGCCCACCGGTTCCGGCGGCCTCACGGTAACGTCAACCCCGGCCGGTGCCAATGTCTTCCTCGATAATGTCTTTGTCGGGATCTCCCCCCTCACCCTGCCGGATGTCACGGCCGGGACTCACACGGTGTCCATGAAGCTGGACGGGTACCAGGAGTACTCTGTTTCAACGCAGGTGAACAGCGGGGCAGTCAGCACAGTCTCCGCAGCTCTCACGAAAGTGACGCCGACACCAAAGTCGTCACCGGCCCCCATCGTTGCCGGCATAGCGATCATCGGTGCAGTTCTGCTCCTCCTCCGGAAGAAGGACTGA
- a CDS encoding class I SAM-dependent methyltransferase, with protein sequence MPVNKDSLQASWEADYRTKGRLYGGSARELPPFPSGTRVLDLGCGDGKSVVSMLDSGWHVTATDFSPAAVSLARDAAGRRGSAVFVVGDALLLPFRDTTFDAVTAIHLLGHCYSDTLRIVSREIDRVLRPGGSIYAVVFSQQDFRCGTGKETGPAMYVRGNGIMTRYFTEPEVSLVFPGYSIRSIERCEWMLRVRGREYLRSEIVALFSKPG encoded by the coding sequence ATGCCGGTGAACAAGGATTCGCTGCAGGCATCCTGGGAGGCAGATTACCGGACGAAGGGGCGGCTGTACGGTGGTTCGGCGAGAGAGCTGCCACCCTTCCCTTCCGGAACGCGGGTCCTTGATCTCGGTTGCGGCGATGGCAAATCCGTGGTATCCATGCTGGATTCCGGGTGGCACGTGACTGCGACAGATTTCTCTCCCGCGGCGGTGTCTCTTGCCAGAGACGCGGCAGGGAGGAGGGGATCAGCGGTTTTTGTTGTCGGAGATGCCCTGCTGCTCCCGTTCCGCGACACGACGTTCGATGCCGTGACTGCTATCCACCTGCTGGGGCATTGTTATAGCGATACATTGCGTATCGTTTCCCGCGAAATTGACCGCGTACTTCGCCCGGGCGGAAGCATCTATGCAGTGGTCTTCTCGCAGCAGGACTTTCGCTGCGGCACCGGTAAGGAGACCGGCCCTGCAATGTATGTGCGGGGAAACGGCATCATGACACGGTATTTCACGGAACCGGAAGTTTCCCTGGTCTTTCCAGGATATTCTATCCGGTCTATTGAGCGTTGCGAATGGATGCTCCGTGTCCGGGGAAGGGAGTATCTCCGGTCCGAGATCGTTGCCCTGTTCTCAAAGCCCGGATGA
- a CDS encoding ASKHA domain-containing protein, with translation MTGTCQVFFSPMGKTVTVAAGSTVLAAIRSAGILVESICGGKGECNKCRVIHVRGDCDADAPAAVRGLTEQEVQKHYCRACQTHVSGDCEFIIPIESRTDSPKILQNHHESISEIDPAVTKHRITITRTDSHNLAHRSIQLEGYRGPRPHMTRDQLQRITTAHDTCTVTITRSGGFPEVIRIEDGDTTSRNYGLAIDLGTTTVVGLLVDLNTGRVCAGASVLNQQITHGEELLTRIAMAKTEAGRVKLQSAATGSINAVIRQLTKASGIDTGDICDTCIAGNTVMAWLLLGRDPSPLELANAEIPREPAIVLAGTLGISINPDARVFCLPDVSRFVGGDAVGDAITSGMHRSGELSLIVDLGTNGEVILGNADWMASVSCASGPAFEGAGISSGMRAMSGAIDHVTIDPSTGAVAFTTIGGAKPRGICGSGIIDAAAAMVAAGILDFTGRIIAGKPGVRDGPEGPEYVLVPGEKTATGQDILITKNDMAYLIDSKAAACGAIGVLMNTYRVGTSDVRQVFLAGAFGAYADTKKVVEFGIIPDFIHATIHGIGNGSLSGACAALLSQKKREEAVDIARRMVYIDLLVDADFIEEYAAAVYIPGKPEYFPRR, from the coding sequence ATGACCGGTACTTGCCAGGTCTTCTTCTCTCCAATGGGGAAAACGGTAACGGTAGCGGCGGGTTCAACCGTCCTTGCTGCAATCCGGTCGGCCGGCATCCTCGTTGAGAGCATCTGCGGGGGGAAGGGCGAGTGCAACAAATGCAGGGTGATCCATGTTCGGGGAGACTGCGATGCGGATGCCCCGGCAGCAGTCCGCGGGCTTACCGAACAGGAAGTGCAGAAGCACTACTGCCGGGCCTGCCAGACACATGTCTCTGGCGACTGCGAATTCATCATCCCCATCGAGAGCCGCACGGATTCCCCGAAGATCTTACAAAACCACCATGAATCTATCAGCGAGATCGATCCGGCGGTGACAAAACACCGGATCACCATCACCCGCACGGACAGCCATAACCTTGCCCACCGTTCGATCCAGCTCGAAGGATACCGGGGCCCCCGTCCCCACATGACCCGGGACCAGCTCCAGCGGATTACAACCGCCCATGACACCTGTACTGTGACCATCACGCGGTCCGGAGGATTCCCGGAGGTCATCCGCATTGAGGATGGCGATACCACTTCGCGGAATTACGGGCTTGCAATCGATCTTGGCACAACGACCGTTGTCGGCCTTCTCGTTGACCTGAACACCGGCAGGGTTTGCGCCGGGGCATCTGTCCTCAACCAGCAGATCACGCACGGAGAGGAGCTCCTGACCCGGATCGCCATGGCAAAAACCGAGGCCGGGCGGGTAAAGCTCCAGTCAGCTGCAACCGGGAGCATTAATGCGGTGATCCGGCAACTCACGAAAGCGTCCGGCATCGATACAGGAGACATCTGTGATACCTGCATTGCCGGCAACACGGTCATGGCCTGGCTGCTTCTTGGGCGGGATCCCTCCCCGCTCGAGCTGGCAAATGCCGAGATCCCGCGTGAGCCCGCCATTGTCCTGGCCGGGACGCTGGGCATCTCCATCAATCCCGATGCACGGGTTTTCTGCCTTCCCGACGTGAGCCGGTTTGTCGGGGGCGATGCCGTGGGGGATGCCATCACATCCGGCATGCACCGTTCCGGCGAACTTTCCCTGATTGTCGATCTCGGGACCAATGGCGAGGTGATCCTGGGCAATGCGGACTGGATGGCCTCGGTCTCGTGCGCATCCGGCCCGGCATTCGAAGGTGCCGGTATCTCGTCGGGGATGCGGGCCATGAGCGGGGCAATTGACCACGTGACCATCGACCCTTCCACGGGTGCTGTCGCGTTCACGACCATTGGCGGTGCAAAGCCCCGGGGGATCTGCGGATCCGGGATCATCGATGCGGCTGCGGCCATGGTGGCAGCGGGCATCCTCGATTTTACCGGGCGGATCATTGCCGGCAAACCCGGTGTACGGGATGGGCCTGAGGGTCCGGAGTATGTCCTGGTACCGGGAGAGAAAACTGCCACCGGGCAGGATATCCTGATTACGAAAAACGACATGGCCTACCTCATCGATTCCAAAGCAGCCGCATGCGGGGCAATCGGAGTGCTGATGAATACGTACCGTGTCGGGACCTCCGATGTCCGCCAGGTCTTCCTTGCCGGTGCATTCGGAGCATATGCGGATACAAAGAAGGTTGTGGAATTCGGCATAATCCCGGATTTTATCCATGCTACCATCCACGGTATCGGCAACGGCTCCCTTTCGGGAGCATGTGCAGCGCTCCTCTCGCAAAAGAAGAGAGAAGAGGCAGTGGATATTGCCCGGAGGATGGTCTACATCGATCTGCTGGTGGATGCCGATTTCATTGAGGAGTATGCGGCTGCCGTCTATATCCCGGGCAAACCCGAGTATTTCCCCCGCCGCTGA
- the acsC gene encoding acetyl-CoA decarbonylase/synthase complex subunit gamma — MTAAPPKKKKSIREISPIDVYKLLPRTNCGECGEANCMAYATRLVNGELLLTDCPPIHTDEYPGPREKLEILLAPPVRTVTIGTGDYAMDVGGKYVLQRHDFTYHNPTPIAIDVNDLMPEEELIERVRRIGDFSYNYIGRKLTLNAIAVRSVSNDPEKFRSTVKAVSSASRFPLILCALDARVMSAGLDAAKGRRPLIYAATESNWKEMADLARAHSAPLAVFAPDNLVLLRSLAATLLACGVRDLVLDPGTFPDEGLGDTIANFTAVRTAATKQFDDLFGFPLLGVPLTVWAGSELSEDVLKWREAITASMLISRYSDLLIMHSLDGWVLLPQLIWRFNLYTDPRKPVSVEAGVRTFGRPDSSSPVLITTNYALTYFTVESDIKSANLDCYLIVADTGGLSVESAVAGRNFTAEGIAQALRENNAASLVSHTTLIIPGLAARLSGETEEATGWKILVGPKDSSGISQFLRDRWHVES, encoded by the coding sequence ATGACCGCAGCACCACCAAAGAAGAAAAAGAGCATCCGCGAGATCAGCCCGATAGATGTGTACAAGCTGCTCCCCCGGACCAACTGCGGGGAATGCGGCGAGGCAAACTGCATGGCCTATGCCACGCGGCTCGTCAACGGGGAACTCCTCCTTACTGACTGCCCCCCGATCCATACGGACGAATACCCGGGTCCGCGGGAGAAACTGGAGATTCTCCTTGCCCCGCCCGTCCGGACGGTCACCATCGGGACCGGCGATTATGCCATGGATGTCGGCGGAAAATACGTGCTGCAGCGCCATGACTTCACGTACCATAACCCGACGCCGATAGCCATTGATGTGAATGACCTGATGCCAGAAGAGGAACTCATCGAGCGTGTCCGCCGGATCGGGGACTTTTCGTACAATTACATTGGCAGGAAGCTGACGCTCAATGCGATTGCCGTCCGCTCGGTCTCGAACGACCCGGAGAAGTTCCGAAGTACTGTAAAGGCGGTTTCCTCGGCCAGCCGCTTCCCGCTCATCCTCTGTGCACTGGACGCACGGGTCATGTCTGCCGGTCTCGATGCTGCAAAAGGCCGGCGCCCCCTCATCTATGCTGCCACGGAGAGCAACTGGAAGGAGATGGCGGATCTTGCCCGTGCCCACAGTGCCCCGCTCGCGGTCTTTGCCCCGGACAACCTTGTACTGCTCCGTTCCCTTGCTGCAACCCTGCTTGCCTGCGGTGTCCGCGACCTTGTTCTCGATCCCGGCACGTTCCCGGACGAAGGGCTGGGCGATACCATTGCCAATTTCACGGCCGTCCGCACCGCAGCCACAAAGCAGTTTGACGATCTCTTCGGCTTCCCGCTCCTCGGTGTCCCGCTCACGGTCTGGGCCGGCAGCGAGCTCTCCGAGGATGTCCTCAAGTGGCGGGAGGCTATCACCGCATCCATGCTCATCTCGCGCTATTCCGACCTTCTCATTATGCACAGCCTTGACGGCTGGGTGCTCCTCCCGCAACTCATCTGGCGGTTCAACCTCTACACCGATCCGCGGAAACCGGTCTCGGTCGAGGCCGGTGTCAGGACATTCGGCCGGCCGGATTCGAGTTCGCCGGTTCTCATAACCACCAACTATGCCCTCACGTATTTCACGGTTGAGTCCGACATCAAGTCGGCGAACCTTGACTGCTATCTCATTGTCGCAGATACCGGGGGGCTCAGTGTCGAGAGCGCGGTTGCCGGCCGGAATTTCACGGCTGAGGGCATTGCGCAGGCACTCCGGGAGAACAATGCTGCCAGCCTTGTCAGCCACACTACCCTCATCATTCCGGGACTTGCCGCACGGCTGAGCGGGGAGACCGAAGAGGCGACCGGCTGGAAGATCCTGGTCGGGCCCAAGGACTCCTCGGGGATCTCGCAGTTCCTCCGCGACCGCTGGCATGTGGAAAGCTGA
- the cdhD gene encoding CO dehydrogenase/acetyl-CoA synthase subunit delta produces MARRNRENNTPPIDAAQLFALAPQLRELLKGVSQVELEHFSMEIGDLDLFIPLSGGNPAPAIPGVPAAPAQPPVKPADLIRESYVRTSSDFPGRIREVRLGATKAEGGSRCRSITIGGATAPAYSDPARPPLHSPVISLDVFDMPVTLPRVLRENVADVIEDPAEWAKMNVKKFGADVVTVHLTSTDPLFRNAPASAAVKTVEEVLQAVDVPLIIGGCGDPRKDAEVFSAVAEMAEGERLLINSVTLDMAEAGTLERVATAARDHGHALLAFTGLDLNNAKELNRRLYEYIPPEQIVMDLTTVALGYGLEYSFTIHERARYAALMGDAELAHPTISAATNAWAAREAWMKMAPEYGSRQLRGPVWETVNALTLLLSGVDLFLMMHPAAVLTMREVIPRLPTVGTAQAGQIANWVGVRI; encoded by the coding sequence ATGGCACGCAGAAACCGTGAGAACAACACCCCGCCCATCGATGCAGCGCAGCTCTTTGCCCTTGCCCCGCAGCTCCGCGAGCTCCTGAAAGGTGTCAGCCAGGTCGAGCTCGAACATTTCTCGATGGAGATTGGCGACCTCGATCTCTTCATCCCCCTGTCGGGAGGCAATCCGGCACCAGCAATCCCCGGTGTGCCTGCTGCACCGGCACAACCTCCGGTAAAACCCGCAGACCTGATCCGCGAGTCCTATGTCCGGACAAGTTCCGATTTCCCCGGCAGGATCCGCGAAGTGCGTCTGGGTGCAACAAAGGCGGAAGGAGGGAGCCGCTGCCGGTCCATTACCATTGGCGGTGCAACAGCCCCGGCCTACTCGGACCCGGCCCGGCCCCCGCTCCATTCCCCGGTCATCTCGCTCGATGTCTTTGACATGCCGGTGACCCTCCCCCGGGTCCTCCGGGAGAATGTTGCTGATGTCATCGAGGACCCTGCCGAATGGGCGAAGATGAACGTGAAGAAGTTCGGCGCTGACGTGGTGACGGTCCACCTGACCAGCACCGACCCGCTCTTCCGCAATGCACCGGCCTCGGCAGCGGTAAAAACAGTCGAAGAGGTCCTCCAGGCTGTCGATGTCCCGCTTATCATCGGCGGGTGCGGCGACCCGAGAAAGGACGCTGAAGTCTTCTCTGCAGTCGCTGAAATGGCGGAAGGCGAACGGCTCCTGATCAACTCGGTGACCCTTGACATGGCCGAGGCCGGGACCCTTGAACGGGTTGCAACCGCGGCACGCGACCACGGGCACGCCCTCCTTGCATTCACCGGCCTTGACCTGAATAATGCGAAGGAGCTCAACCGCCGCCTGTACGAGTATATCCCGCCGGAGCAGATCGTCATGGACCTGACCACGGTCGCTCTCGGGTACGGCCTTGAATATTCCTTCACCATTCATGAGCGGGCCCGGTATGCTGCCCTCATGGGGGACGCTGAACTCGCCCACCCGACCATCTCCGCCGCCACCAATGCCTGGGCTGCCCGGGAAGCATGGATGAAGATGGCCCCTGAATACGGTTCGCGTCAGCTTCGCGGCCCGGTCTGGGAGACCGTCAATGCGCTCACGCTGCTCCTCTCCGGCGTGGACCTCTTCCTGATGATGCATCCCGCAGCAGTCCTCACCATGCGGGAGGTCATCCCTCGGCTTCCGACTGTCGGGACTGCCCAGGCCGGACAGATCGCAAACTGGGTGGGGGTGCGCATATGA
- the cdhC gene encoding CO dehydrogenase/CO-methylating acetyl-CoA synthase complex subunit beta, giving the protein MFENIPVEVGLVHEGERVRKNDMQVELGGPQEPVKFEIVRVRPADAVEDGKILINGPDLSDMAEGKHYPLGIIVEIAGARLEPDLEGVVERRIHEYCNYIEGFMHLNQRYDIWIRLSKKAFKKGLASLRFIGEVMVDLFRKELPLIEKIQVTFITDPALVTPLYEEAMKTYEARDARARGLSDDDVDVFYGCALCQSFAPTHVCVITPQRYANCGAISWFDGRAAAGVDPKGPIYAIEKGSCIDPEKGEYSGVNESAKQRSMGEVSRVHLYSAFGYPHTSCGCFEGIAFYIPEVDGFGIVLRGFRDVTVNGLPFSTMADSTAGGRQVDGFHGISLEYMRSQKFMAADGGYDRVVWMPQETKERLKSFIPESVYGAIATEQDAKTLEELRSFLLSHNHPVTKRWEEDTPADAGDTTPGRQEVSLFSGRDIPLNAGGFRIILKNARITAEKVIIQPIRPGGERHGTQKP; this is encoded by the coding sequence ATGTTTGAGAATATCCCGGTGGAAGTTGGTCTTGTCCATGAAGGGGAGCGTGTCCGGAAGAACGACATGCAGGTGGAACTGGGCGGCCCGCAGGAGCCCGTAAAGTTCGAGATCGTCAGGGTCCGCCCGGCAGATGCCGTAGAAGACGGGAAGATCCTCATCAACGGCCCGGACCTTTCGGATATGGCCGAGGGGAAGCATTACCCGCTGGGCATCATTGTCGAGATTGCCGGTGCAAGACTCGAGCCGGACCTTGAAGGTGTTGTCGAGCGTCGGATCCATGAATATTGCAACTATATCGAGGGCTTCATGCACCTCAACCAGCGCTACGATATCTGGATACGGCTATCGAAGAAGGCATTTAAGAAGGGCCTTGCCTCCCTCCGTTTTATCGGGGAGGTGATGGTCGATCTCTTCCGGAAGGAACTGCCCCTCATCGAGAAGATCCAGGTCACGTTCATCACGGACCCTGCACTCGTCACACCCCTCTATGAAGAGGCCATGAAGACCTACGAGGCCCGTGATGCCCGCGCCCGGGGGCTTTCCGATGACGATGTCGATGTCTTCTATGGCTGCGCACTCTGCCAGTCGTTTGCCCCCACGCATGTCTGCGTCATCACCCCCCAGCGCTATGCCAACTGTGGCGCCATCAGCTGGTTCGACGGGCGTGCTGCAGCAGGAGTTGATCCCAAGGGGCCGATCTATGCGATTGAAAAAGGTTCGTGCATTGATCCTGAGAAGGGAGAGTATTCCGGCGTGAACGAGAGCGCAAAACAGCGCTCCATGGGAGAAGTAAGCCGGGTCCACCTCTACTCTGCGTTCGGCTATCCCCACACGTCCTGCGGGTGTTTCGAAGGCATTGCGTTCTACATCCCGGAAGTGGACGGCTTTGGCATCGTCCTCCGCGGGTTCCGGGACGTGACCGTGAACGGTCTCCCCTTCTCCACGATGGCAGATTCAACGGCCGGGGGACGGCAGGTCGACGGTTTCCACGGCATATCCCTGGAGTACATGCGTTCACAGAAGTTCATGGCGGCGGATGGTGGGTATGATCGCGTTGTCTGGATGCCGCAGGAGACAAAGGAACGGCTAAAGTCGTTTATACCGGAATCCGTGTACGGGGCTATTGCCACCGAGCAGGACGCAAAGACACTTGAGGAGCTGAGATCGTTCCTCCTGTCCCATAATCACCCGGTTACGAAGCGGTGGGAAGAAGATACTCCCGCTGATGCTGGTGATACGACACCCGGGCGACAGGAAGTCAGTCTGTTCTCGGGACGCGACATCCCGCTCAATGCCGGCGGGTTCCGGATCATCCTCAAGAATGCCAGGATCACTGCTGAGAAAGTGATCATCCAGCCGATCCGTCCGGGAGGTGAGCGCCATGGCACGCAGAAACCGTGA
- the cdhB gene encoding CO dehydrogenase/acetyl-CoA synthase complex subunit epsilon — MPMTDAWQTAEIAGPKKASLILKPDIADALISRAKRPIMIVGHGIVEYEVNGKPMIECLIALARKAVIPVVVSASTNREFLSREFEPAAVMSAVEISSRLTDPEWKGLDGKEPYDLAIFVGLPYSMEWTILSGLKHFAPNVKTMTFDCVYQPNASWSFPNSTIKDWAANLKGIVENLED; from the coding sequence ATGCCGATGACGGATGCCTGGCAGACCGCGGAAATCGCCGGCCCGAAGAAAGCTTCGCTCATCCTCAAGCCGGATATCGCCGATGCCCTGATCAGCCGCGCCAAGCGCCCGATCATGATCGTGGGCCATGGTATCGTTGAATACGAAGTCAACGGCAAACCGATGATCGAGTGCCTGATCGCCCTTGCACGGAAGGCGGTCATTCCGGTTGTTGTGTCGGCAAGCACCAACCGCGAATTCCTCTCCCGCGAGTTCGAGCCTGCTGCTGTCATGTCCGCAGTCGAAATCAGCAGCCGGCTCACCGACCCGGAGTGGAAGGGCCTTGACGGGAAGGAGCCGTACGATCTTGCCATTTTTGTCGGCCTCCCGTACTCCATGGAGTGGACGATCCTCTCCGGTCTCAAGCATTTTGCGCCGAATGTCAAGACCATGACCTTCGACTGCGTGTACCAGCCCAACGCAAGCTGGTCGTTCCCGAACAGTACTATAAAAGACTGGGCAGCGAACCTGAAGGGTATTGTCGAGAACCTTGAGGACTAG
- the cdhA gene encoding CO dehydrogenase/acetyl-CoA synthase complex subunit alpha, whose protein sequence is MSRKSVSFSIKEINSDLAQFRDLTVSIGAITRERWDEPMGPSPFPSLTTLRPWDRRLLSRYKPFYMPFCDLCCLCTYGKCDLTGSKKGACGISMPAQQSRIVLLAACVGAATHTSHAREILTHTIETFGRECKINVGGTGVEVEAPITRLVCGIKPETLGDLEPVLDYCENQLTQLLAVTHTGQEGSSLDFESKVFHTGMIDHLGMEVADIAQVSALGFPKADPESPLADLGLGTIDAKKPVILVIGHNVPPAAAIIDYLRDHGNAGDVEVTGICCTALDLTRYAPKAKVVGPISWQLRYIRSGVPDVIVVDEQCIRTDTLTESEKIHAPLIATSEKNCLGLPDMTDEPAEAIVAAFTHGDITGALILDAEKVGEVASRVALAVHPKRKKRGSIPTKHQVAEMAKKCTLCMQCRRACPNDLPVAQAVKLAASGNLSGLDELYDECLGCGRCESACKQKLPVHTLIVAAAEKQTLDETYCLRTGRGAIQDIEIRKVGGPIVLGEIPGVVAFVGCANFPKGSREVAEMVAEFAKRRYIVCTSGCAAMSAGMYRNDEGKTVYEQFSGAFEAGGVVNVGSCVSNAHIAGAAIKIASIFAKRPLRGNYEEIADYVYNRVGAVGVAWGAMSQKAAAIAAGFWRLGIPVIVGPHGTKYRRMLLGRADRDSDWMVHDARTGESVYGGPVPEHLFIAAETKEEAMVLIAKLAMRPNDTGKGRANKLANYIDLHKRHVGGMPSDVYRLVRTPADIPLTLKDEVDAHLAEHDWKESAIPDPTLLSRMVHSRKVA, encoded by the coding sequence GTGAGCCGGAAGAGTGTCAGTTTCAGTATCAAGGAGATCAATTCAGATCTTGCACAGTTCCGCGATCTCACGGTTTCCATCGGCGCGATCACCCGCGAGCGCTGGGACGAACCAATGGGCCCCTCTCCATTCCCGTCGCTCACAACGCTCCGGCCGTGGGACCGCCGGCTCCTCTCCCGGTATAAACCGTTCTACATGCCGTTCTGCGACCTCTGCTGCCTCTGCACGTACGGCAAATGCGACCTGACCGGAAGCAAGAAGGGGGCCTGCGGGATCTCCATGCCCGCCCAGCAGTCCCGGATCGTCCTCCTTGCCGCGTGTGTCGGTGCCGCGACCCATACGAGCCATGCCCGCGAGATCCTCACCCACACGATTGAGACCTTCGGCCGGGAATGCAAAATCAACGTGGGAGGTACCGGAGTCGAGGTGGAAGCCCCGATAACACGGCTTGTCTGCGGGATAAAACCCGAGACGCTCGGCGACCTTGAGCCGGTGCTGGACTACTGCGAGAACCAGCTGACGCAGCTCCTCGCGGTCACCCATACCGGGCAGGAAGGCAGCAGCCTTGATTTCGAGTCCAAGGTCTTCCATACGGGCATGATTGACCATCTCGGCATGGAAGTAGCAGACATTGCACAGGTCTCGGCACTGGGGTTTCCCAAAGCAGACCCTGAGTCCCCTCTCGCGGATCTCGGCCTTGGGACCATTGACGCGAAGAAGCCGGTCATCCTTGTTATCGGCCATAACGTTCCCCCGGCTGCGGCCATCATCGATTACCTCCGCGACCATGGCAATGCCGGCGATGTCGAGGTGACCGGCATCTGCTGCACGGCGCTTGACCTCACCCGGTACGCGCCGAAAGCAAAAGTCGTCGGCCCGATCTCCTGGCAGCTCCGCTATATCCGGAGCGGCGTGCCGGACGTGATTGTTGTTGACGAGCAGTGCATCCGCACAGATACGCTGACAGAGTCAGAGAAGATCCATGCACCTCTCATCGCAACGAGCGAGAAGAACTGCCTGGGCCTGCCGGACATGACTGACGAACCAGCAGAAGCGATCGTTGCTGCCTTCACCCACGGCGATATTACGGGGGCACTTATCCTTGATGCGGAGAAGGTCGGGGAGGTCGCATCCCGCGTTGCCCTCGCGGTCCATCCCAAGCGGAAAAAACGCGGGAGCATCCCGACGAAGCACCAGGTCGCCGAGATGGCAAAGAAGTGCACCCTTTGCATGCAGTGCCGGCGGGCCTGCCCCAATGACCTGCCGGTGGCGCAGGCAGTCAAACTGGCGGCATCGGGGAACCTCTCCGGTTTGGACGAGCTCTATGACGAGTGCCTTGGCTGCGGCCGGTGCGAGTCCGCGTGCAAGCAGAAACTCCCGGTCCATACGCTCATTGTCGCCGCAGCGGAAAAGCAGACCCTTGATGAGACCTACTGTCTCCGGACCGGGCGCGGGGCCATCCAGGACATCGAGATCCGGAAGGTGGGCGGGCCTATCGTGCTCGGGGAGATCCCCGGCGTTGTCGCCTTTGTTGGCTGCGCCAATTTCCCCAAAGGTTCGCGGGAAGTGGCCGAGATGGTTGCCGAATTCGCAAAACGGCGTTACATTGTCTGCACCTCCGGGTGCGCAGCGATGTCGGCCGGTATGTACCGCAACGATGAGGGGAAGACCGTGTACGAGCAGTTCTCCGGCGCGTTCGAGGCCGGCGGGGTCGTCAACGTGGGCTCCTGCGTTTCGAATGCCCACATTGCCGGTGCAGCGATCAAGATTGCCAGTATCTTCGCCAAAAGACCCCTGCGGGGGAACTATGAGGAGATTGCCGATTACGTGTACAACCGTGTCGGTGCCGTTGGCGTTGCGTGGGGTGCCATGTCCCAGAAGGCGGCAGCGATCGCAGCCGGGTTCTGGCGGCTGGGCATCCCGGTTATTGTCGGCCCGCACGGCACGAAATACCGCCGGATGCTGCTTGGCCGTGCAGACCGCGACAGCGACTGGATGGTGCATGATGCCCGGACCGGCGAGAGCGTGTACGGCGGCCCGGTTCCCGAACACCTCTTCATTGCGGCCGAGACCAAGGAGGAGGCGATGGTGCTGATCGCGAAACTTGCCATGCGGCCGAACGATACCGGGAAGGGCCGGGCAAACAAGCTCGCAAATTATATCGACCTCCACAAGCGCCACGTTGGCGGTATGCCGTCGGATGTGTACCGCCTTGTCCGGACGCCGGCCGACATCCCCCTGACGCTGAAAGACGAGGTGGACGCCCACCTCGCGGAGCATGACTGGAAAGAGTCGGCAATTCCCGATCCCACGCTGCTCTCCCGCATGGTGCATTCACGGAAGGTGGCCTGA